In the genome of Candidatus Neomarinimicrobiota bacterium, one region contains:
- a CDS encoding tetratricopeptide repeat protein yields the protein MNYRISLLHILIVFVGAPQLPAQESTSDPALNAFREGDFDKAIQLYSDMLAEKSGDENLKFNLGSAFYKKGTFNAARSGFEDALTIEDSQTKSKVYYNLGNTLFKMNKPGESLEAFKRAIKLNPEDEDAKYNYEFVKSLIEEQEKDQEGDQNEEEENEDSEEKDETDKSEDDSDKKEEEEEKGNEQRQEEQNRQNQQQKEKERSQAEYQDILDALEQEEMQVLKDYISARTVKKRQPEKDW from the coding sequence GTGAACTACAGGATTTCACTGCTGCATATATTGATTGTTTTCGTCGGCGCACCGCAGCTGCCGGCGCAGGAAAGCACATCTGATCCCGCTTTGAACGCTTTCAGGGAGGGGGATTTTGATAAGGCGATCCAGCTGTATTCCGATATGTTAGCGGAGAAATCGGGAGACGAAAATCTTAAATTCAACTTAGGAAGCGCTTTTTACAAAAAAGGTACCTTCAACGCCGCAAGATCGGGCTTTGAGGATGCGCTCACAATTGAAGATTCGCAAACCAAGTCAAAAGTCTATTACAACCTCGGCAATACGCTATTCAAGATGAACAAACCGGGAGAAAGCCTCGAGGCGTTCAAGCGGGCGATAAAGCTGAACCCGGAGGATGAAGACGCGAAATACAACTACGAATTCGTAAAAAGCCTCATCGAAGAACAGGAGAAGGATCAGGAGGGCGACCAAAACGAAGAAGAGGAGAACGAGGACTCCGAGGAGAAAGACGAGACCGATAAGAGTGAGGACGACAGCGATAAAAAGGAGGAAGAGGAGGAGAAAGGAAATGAACAGCGGCAAGAAGAGCAAAACCGGCAGAATCAGCAGCAGAAAGAGAAAGAAAGATCTCAGGCTGAATATCAGGATATATTAGATGCGTTGGAACAGGAAGAGATGCAGGTGCTGAAAGATTATATATCGGCGCGCACCGTCAAAAAAAGGCAGCCGGAGAAAGACTGGTGA
- a CDS encoding protein BatD — MIYLFKFTLAAMTLSFSYLYAQSGIEIEASVSKNRMSLQDRFSYRVEIRGESRGTLPEVQVSDFNDFYIAGGPNQSTNFQFINGEISSSVIYSWELVPRRSGSFKIQPATAEYRGKTYATKEINITVYAQGSSARGTTENSGKNTGTREATFLLASVDKEKVYKGEQVTVTYRIYTKVRLVNFNTPSPPAAVGFWVEEIPQPSQPIVEEEVVDGTRYSTAVVAKFALFPTRSGELHLDRIAIDYKERVRRRRSNSIFDDFFDDPFFGRYANKRVVSNDLSIEVLPLPEKGKPDDFRGAVGDYKLSAEIVESEAKVNDAVTLRVRLSGSGNIKTVKAPEIDFPDAVEVFEPEIKQKSSIKRGRVTGEKTFEYVLILRREGVLDLGRIGISYFNPESGSYESSLSDRVRFEVEEGDRSIVAVSPGLSREEVAILSRDIHFIKRDLPELVKRDSRGYLSAWLIVWGVSPMFGLAGAFLLRRHLDQMNTNVAYQRRRRASSESRKKLKAAKGEMESENAKGFYFELGRALLGAAADRMNLSAARVTAEEIARALKERGADEKDADEFLKIISLCREAVYSPEQAEESRMEEIYTAAERSLDKLLKVL; from the coding sequence GTGATATACCTGTTTAAATTCACACTCGCCGCAATGACGTTGTCATTTTCTTATCTGTATGCCCAGAGCGGTATTGAAATCGAAGCCTCTGTTTCAAAAAACAGGATGAGCTTACAGGATAGATTCAGCTACAGAGTAGAAATCCGCGGCGAGAGCCGGGGAACTTTACCGGAAGTACAGGTATCCGATTTCAATGACTTCTATATAGCAGGAGGACCGAATCAATCGACGAATTTTCAGTTCATAAACGGCGAGATAAGTTCTTCTGTTATATACAGCTGGGAGTTAGTGCCGAGGAGGAGCGGCTCATTCAAGATTCAACCGGCGACAGCGGAGTACCGTGGAAAAACATACGCGACAAAAGAGATAAACATTACGGTATACGCGCAAGGCAGCAGCGCGCGGGGAACAACTGAAAATTCCGGTAAAAACACCGGTACAAGGGAAGCGACATTCCTGCTTGCTTCGGTCGACAAAGAAAAGGTTTATAAAGGTGAACAGGTAACAGTCACCTACCGAATATACACGAAGGTGCGATTGGTCAATTTTAATACACCCTCCCCGCCGGCTGCTGTCGGATTCTGGGTCGAGGAGATTCCTCAGCCGTCCCAGCCGATCGTAGAGGAAGAGGTCGTCGACGGCACACGTTACAGCACAGCCGTGGTGGCAAAATTTGCACTCTTTCCCACGCGGTCCGGTGAATTACACTTAGACCGTATAGCAATCGACTACAAGGAAAGAGTGAGAAGGCGGAGGTCAAACAGTATTTTTGATGATTTTTTCGACGATCCGTTCTTTGGCAGATATGCGAACAAAAGAGTGGTTTCCAACGACCTCAGCATAGAGGTTTTGCCATTGCCGGAAAAGGGTAAACCCGATGATTTCAGAGGGGCTGTGGGGGATTATAAACTTAGCGCCGAGATCGTTGAATCCGAGGCAAAAGTAAATGACGCCGTGACACTTCGCGTGCGGCTGTCAGGATCAGGGAATATAAAGACTGTCAAGGCTCCGGAAATCGATTTCCCCGATGCTGTTGAAGTTTTCGAGCCTGAAATCAAGCAGAAGAGCTCCATCAAACGGGGCAGAGTAACCGGCGAAAAGACATTCGAATATGTACTTATATTACGCCGGGAGGGCGTTTTAGACCTCGGAAGAATCGGAATTTCTTACTTTAACCCTGAATCGGGAAGCTACGAGAGCTCTTTATCCGATCGGGTCAGGTTTGAGGTTGAGGAGGGAGACCGTTCAATTGTTGCTGTTTCTCCCGGCCTTTCCAGGGAGGAAGTCGCTATCCTGAGCAGAGATATTCATTTTATTAAAAGGGATCTGCCGGAGTTGGTGAAGCGGGATAGCAGGGGTTATCTTAGTGCCTGGTTGATAGTCTGGGGCGTTTCACCGATGTTTGGTTTGGCGGGCGCTTTCCTGCTCAGAAGACACCTGGATCAAATGAACACTAACGTCGCCTATCAAAGAAGGAGAAGGGCTTCGAGCGAATCGAGGAAAAAGCTCAAAGCGGCAAAGGGGGAAATGGAGTCTGAGAACGCGAAGGGTTTCTATTTTGAGCTCGGCAGGGCTTTGCTCGGAGCAGCCGCCGACCGGATGAATCTTTCGGCAGCAAGAGTGACGGCTGAGGAAATTGCGCGAGCGTTGAAAGAGAGAGGCGCCGACGAAAAGGACGCAGATGAATTCCTCAAGATTATCAGTTTATGCCGGGAGGCGGTTTATTCTCCGGAACAGGCGGAGGAGAGCAGAATGGAAGAAATTTACACCGCGGCGGAGAGATCCCTCGATAAACTCCTGAAGGTATTATAA
- a CDS encoding flippase-like domain-containing protein → MSMNLKKISFYIRMLVTLLLIYFVYNFFDIRFDGLMSSFYESNKKYVFSAFALMPLTLSIQISKWHLLLRTLDKNMKLRSAATSYLAGMTLGIVTPARIGELGRAWFLRGVPQLEVVGLTIIDKFYSTLAYFSIGILTSLILLYDYVDLNVSLRILYYTIAAGSYLFILVALLNPVKIGKMIKFAGKIFRKKEALNVITNSWSMVPRKRILVVYGLATAVWSSVITQLYILIRAFDAVPLFDGLISASTAHFVKTLLPLTLGELGIREASVSYFFGKLGVGESEAFSAALLMLLINVLLPALVGAIFIMRLKIGRGSNSNQESSLTGHEEQV, encoded by the coding sequence ATGAGCATGAATCTTAAGAAAATATCTTTTTATATCCGCATGCTCGTTACCCTTCTTCTCATTTATTTCGTCTATAATTTTTTCGATATACGATTCGATGGATTAATGAGCTCGTTCTATGAATCAAACAAGAAATATGTTTTTTCAGCGTTTGCGCTTATGCCGCTGACGTTGTCAATTCAAATATCCAAGTGGCATCTATTATTGCGAACGCTGGATAAAAACATGAAATTACGATCGGCTGCAACTTCTTATCTTGCCGGAATGACACTCGGAATAGTCACCCCTGCGAGAATCGGGGAACTCGGCAGGGCTTGGTTTTTGCGCGGCGTGCCGCAGTTGGAGGTGGTGGGTCTCACTATTATAGATAAATTCTATTCTACTCTCGCATATTTTTCTATCGGGATATTGACTTCGCTCATACTTCTATACGATTATGTTGATCTGAACGTTTCTTTAAGGATTTTATATTACACGATTGCTGCCGGAAGCTATCTCTTTATATTGGTTGCGCTTTTGAATCCCGTGAAAATCGGAAAGATGATAAAGTTCGCCGGAAAGATATTCCGGAAAAAAGAGGCTTTGAACGTTATTACGAATTCATGGTCCATGGTACCTCGAAAAAGAATTTTAGTAGTATATGGACTTGCCACTGCAGTTTGGAGTTCCGTGATTACACAGCTTTACATCCTTATCCGGGCTTTTGACGCAGTGCCGTTATTTGACGGTCTTATAAGCGCCTCTACAGCGCATTTCGTAAAAACGCTGCTGCCTCTCACCTTAGGGGAATTAGGTATAAGAGAAGCATCTGTATCATATTTTTTCGGTAAACTCGGGGTAGGTGAATCGGAGGCATTCAGCGCAGCTCTGCTTATGCTTTTGATTAATGTTCTTCTCCCTGCCTTGGTCGGAGCAATATTCATTATGCGCTTAAAAATCGGAAGAGGCTCAAATAGTAATCAAGAGAGCAGTCTAACCGGGCATGAGGAGCAGGTATGA
- the gatA gene encoding Asp-tRNA(Asn)/Glu-tRNA(Gln) amidotransferase subunit GatA — MLGVRVEHNQYLKKVDDSLSLVEEMSDLNIFISLDREAIRKSAEEISAKMQKGDTGPLSGKTVAIKDAICTKNIPTTCGSQILKDFVPPYDATVVEKIKSGGGLIFGKTNMDEFAMGSSTENSSFGPVKNPHNKAKVPGGSSGGSTSAVAAGIVDMALGSDTGGSIRLPASFCGVVGMKPTYGRVSRYGLVAFASSLDQIGPIASSVRECAELLTVISGSDECDSTSSDNPVDDYASLLENDVKGLKIGLPEEYYGEGCDPEVLESVMDVVNELKSLGASVQEVSLPHTVYAVAAYYIIATAEASSNLERYDGMRYGIRGEGTDLSEVYKSSRSMGFGDEVKRRIMLGTYVLSAGYYDAYYKKAQQVRRLIRDDFLNAFEKIDVFVTPTAPTTAFNLGEKIEDPLSMYLVDIYTTSLNLAGLPGISVPCGKSSEGMPIGVQITGKPFAESEILNVAARIEESVSS; from the coding sequence ATATTGGGTGTGAGGGTGGAGCATAATCAGTATCTGAAGAAAGTCGATGATTCTCTCAGCCTTGTTGAGGAGATGAGCGACCTGAACATCTTTATCTCCTTGGACAGGGAGGCAATCCGGAAGTCGGCGGAAGAGATTTCTGCTAAGATGCAGAAGGGTGATACGGGTCCTCTATCGGGTAAGACGGTAGCGATCAAGGACGCTATCTGTACAAAGAATATCCCTACCACCTGCGGTTCACAGATTCTAAAAGATTTTGTCCCGCCGTACGATGCTACTGTAGTAGAAAAGATAAAATCCGGCGGCGGGTTGATATTCGGCAAGACGAATATGGATGAGTTCGCCATGGGTTCGTCCACCGAGAACTCGTCATTCGGTCCGGTAAAGAATCCCCACAACAAAGCAAAAGTCCCCGGTGGATCGAGTGGAGGTTCCACGTCCGCTGTCGCTGCGGGGATAGTCGATATGGCGCTCGGAAGCGATACGGGAGGCTCAATCCGGCTGCCGGCATCGTTTTGCGGAGTGGTAGGAATGAAGCCTACATACGGAAGAGTGTCCAGATACGGATTAGTGGCGTTTGCGTCTTCGCTCGACCAAATTGGACCGATTGCCAGTAGCGTAAGAGAATGCGCCGAACTGCTTACGGTTATCTCAGGGAGCGACGAGTGCGATTCCACATCCTCCGATAATCCGGTTGATGATTATGCGAGTCTGCTCGAGAACGATGTTAAAGGGTTGAAGATAGGACTGCCGGAGGAATATTACGGGGAAGGTTGTGACCCGGAAGTTCTCGAAAGCGTAATGGACGTCGTAAACGAATTGAAATCACTCGGGGCATCGGTGCAGGAAGTTTCACTTCCTCATACCGTGTACGCCGTCGCAGCGTACTATATTATAGCCACAGCGGAAGCCTCATCGAACTTAGAGAGGTATGACGGTATGCGTTACGGCATCAGAGGAGAGGGAACCGACCTCTCCGAAGTGTACAAGTCTTCGAGGAGCATGGGTTTCGGAGACGAGGTCAAGAGAAGGATAATGCTCGGAACGTACGTCCTGTCGGCGGGGTATTACGACGCTTACTATAAAAAGGCTCAGCAGGTTAGACGACTCATCCGGGATGATTTTCTTAATGCGTTCGAAAAGATTGACGTGTTCGTCACCCCTACTGCTCCTACCACCGCATTCAACCTCGGAGAAAAGATCGAAGATCCGCTTTCGATGTACCTCGTGGATATCTACACAACTTCTCTCAACCTTGCGGGTTTACCGGGCATAAGCGTTCCCTGCGGTAAATCGTCCGAAGGAATGCCGATAGGGGTTCAAATTACCGGAAAACCTTTCGCTGAGTCTGAAATCTTGAATGTCGCCGCAAGGATAGAAGAATCAGTTTCCTCTTAG
- the purQ gene encoding phosphoribosylformylglycinamidine synthase subunit PurQ — protein MKFGVVVFPGSNCDLDTKHVLSELLGQEVTMLWHKQKDLEGVDVVILPGGFSYGDYLRTGAIARFSPIMDSVIKFASSGKPLLGICNGFQILVECGLLPGALVTNGSLRFISDEITMKVESENSTFTGKYNESEVLRMPIAHIGGSYYTDAETVESLKENGQIAFKYCDSRGEVNEKANPNASLENIAGVYNKKGNVLGIMPHPERSSDPILGSSDGLGLFESLIAAN, from the coding sequence GTGAAATTCGGAGTGGTCGTATTCCCCGGTTCAAATTGCGATCTTGACACTAAACACGTGCTGAGTGAGCTGTTGGGTCAGGAAGTAACAATGCTCTGGCACAAGCAAAAGGACCTTGAAGGGGTGGACGTTGTAATTCTTCCCGGAGGGTTCAGCTACGGAGATTATCTGAGGACAGGGGCGATAGCGCGTTTTTCACCGATCATGGATTCCGTGATAAAATTCGCATCGAGCGGGAAGCCGCTGCTCGGGATATGCAACGGATTTCAAATTTTAGTGGAATGCGGGCTGCTGCCGGGCGCTCTCGTAACGAACGGTTCTCTTAGGTTCATAAGCGATGAGATAACGATGAAAGTGGAATCGGAAAATTCAACGTTCACAGGAAAATACAATGAGTCAGAAGTCCTGCGTATGCCGATAGCGCATATAGGAGGAAGCTATTACACCGATGCCGAAACAGTCGAATCTCTTAAAGAAAACGGACAAATCGCATTTAAATATTGTGATTCCCGAGGGGAAGTGAACGAAAAAGCCAATCCGAACGCTTCACTCGAGAATATTGCCGGAGTATATAATAAAAAAGGAAATGTGCTTGGCATAATGCCTCATCCGGAACGTTCGAGTGATCCGATCCTCGGCTCCTCGGACGGGTTAGGCTTATTCGAATCCCTGATTGCGGCAAACTAA
- a CDS encoding VWA domain-containing protein: protein MFRFANYHFVYLLWVIPLLGIMLLYMLKKKKRLLRILGSSKVIDRLHRSTSPKRQAAKIMITLFATSVLTFALMGPQMGTVLSTLKREGIDIVVVIDVSRSMQAEDLSPNRLERAKFETARFIDRLSGDRIGLVAFAGASYLQVPLTLDYSAVKMMLGILDSDIIGTQGTATADAINTAAESFKSGNASQKVILILTDGEDHEDDPVEAAEEAYKRGIRIYTVGIASITGAPIPLYDKRGNRIGFKRDAEDQIVTSRLNEAVLDEIAGVTGGRYFRIRTRANGLEMVYNEISQLEKSEIESREFAEYKEWYQYAVGFVLMLLFIEPFIPEKRKTVEEWHGRYN from the coding sequence ATGTTCAGATTTGCGAATTATCATTTCGTTTATCTTCTCTGGGTGATTCCTCTTCTCGGAATTATGCTCCTCTATATGCTTAAAAAGAAGAAACGACTACTGAGGATACTCGGGAGCAGCAAAGTGATAGATCGGCTCCACCGCTCTACAAGCCCGAAACGACAAGCAGCAAAAATCATGATAACGTTGTTTGCAACCTCGGTTCTGACTTTCGCACTGATGGGTCCGCAGATGGGGACTGTATTATCTACACTGAAACGCGAGGGGATAGACATTGTGGTGGTGATAGACGTCTCAAGAAGTATGCAGGCGGAAGACCTGTCACCCAACAGGCTAGAAAGGGCGAAATTTGAAACCGCCCGTTTTATAGACAGGCTCAGCGGAGACAGGATCGGACTGGTAGCTTTCGCGGGCGCATCCTATCTGCAAGTACCTCTGACGCTCGACTATTCAGCCGTCAAGATGATGTTAGGCATTCTCGACAGTGATATTATCGGTACACAGGGAACGGCAACGGCCGATGCGATCAATACAGCCGCAGAGTCCTTTAAATCCGGGAACGCCAGCCAAAAAGTGATACTGATATTGACGGATGGAGAAGACCACGAAGACGATCCGGTAGAAGCGGCAGAGGAAGCATATAAACGCGGAATAAGGATATACACTGTCGGGATCGCTTCGATCACCGGAGCGCCCATCCCGTTGTATGACAAGCGTGGAAATAGAATAGGGTTTAAGAGAGACGCTGAGGACCAGATAGTAACGAGCCGGTTGAACGAGGCGGTTCTTGACGAAATAGCGGGCGTCACAGGAGGGAGATATTTCCGGATTCGAACGAGGGCAAACGGTCTTGAAATGGTATATAACGAAATCTCGCAGCTTGAAAAAAGTGAGATCGAATCGAGAGAGTTCGCCGAATACAAAGAATGGTATCAATATGCTGTAGGGTTTGTTTTGATGTTGCTTTTTATCGAACCTTTTATTCCCGAGAAACGTAAAACGGTAGAAGAGTGGCATGGCAGATATAACTAA
- a CDS encoding DUF4321 domain-containing protein yields MVLLQSKNKPIAVVTSVLVLGAILGTLVGEILGFVLPEGVVKQFFLLSKTISIGPGTVDLIMFRFTLGFSITLNVISLIGIGVAYYILRWWR; encoded by the coding sequence ATGGTATTGCTACAGAGCAAAAACAAACCGATCGCAGTCGTTACGTCTGTTCTTGTGTTAGGAGCTATTCTGGGTACGCTTGTAGGAGAGATTTTAGGCTTTGTTCTGCCCGAAGGCGTTGTCAAGCAATTCTTTTTACTGTCGAAAACCATATCTATAGGGCCGGGAACTGTTGACCTTATCATGTTCAGATTTACTCTTGGGTTCAGTATTACTCTTAACGTAATAAGCTTGATAGGAATAGGCGTTGCGTATTACATTTTGCGTTGGTGGCGATGA
- a CDS encoding twin-arginine translocase TatA/TatE family subunit, producing MGFPGGWEWIIIFLVILLLFGAKRLPDLAKGLGRGISEFRKAAREVSDELQNDELDKPKNEKDTPKE from the coding sequence ATGGGATTCCCCGGCGGTTGGGAATGGATAATAATCTTTCTTGTGATCCTTTTATTATTTGGAGCAAAACGGCTTCCCGATCTTGCGAAAGGACTCGGAAGAGGTATATCCGAGTTCAGAAAAGCAGCGAGGGAAGTTTCGGATGAGCTTCAAAATGATGAACTGGATAAACCGAAAAACGAGAAAGACACCCCAAAAGAATAG
- a CDS encoding VWA domain-containing protein — MYTFENIEILYLLILLPFLAQWYVKKNASIRTEMRFSDTAVFRAVQKRKIPLRVYLPFALRLLALSLIIVGFARPRSGVTDQEVTTQGIDIMLVLDISSSMEARDFRPNRLEAAKAVADLFVKNRKNDRIGLVVFASESFIQSPLTLDYEVLRSFLKKVTIVPKKYDGTAIGLAIASGVNRLRRSDAKSKVMILLSDGSNNSGEIQPLTAAELAATFDIKIYTIGVGSNSRRLLRGKLDEEMLKSIAEATNGRYYHATDEKRLHDIYEEINELEKTEIKVKEYTRYAELYSYLLLPGLLILLMEMFAGMTYSRRLP, encoded by the coding sequence ATGTATACGTTTGAAAATATAGAAATTCTTTATTTGCTGATTCTACTGCCGTTTCTGGCGCAGTGGTATGTTAAGAAAAACGCATCAATCCGAACTGAGATGAGGTTTTCGGATACGGCGGTGTTCAGAGCGGTTCAAAAGAGGAAGATACCGCTAAGGGTCTATCTGCCGTTCGCACTGCGACTACTTGCCCTTTCGCTCATAATTGTCGGATTCGCGCGACCCCGTTCGGGAGTCACCGATCAGGAGGTAACTACTCAGGGGATAGACATCATGCTGGTGCTTGATATTTCAAGCAGCATGGAGGCAAGAGACTTTAGACCGAACAGGCTTGAAGCGGCGAAGGCAGTCGCGGATTTATTCGTAAAAAACCGGAAGAACGATCGAATCGGGTTGGTTGTGTTCGCCTCAGAATCGTTTATACAGTCTCCCCTGACACTCGATTACGAAGTGCTGCGTTCGTTCCTGAAAAAGGTGACGATCGTCCCTAAAAAATATGACGGCACGGCAATCGGTCTTGCGATAGCGAGCGGTGTTAACAGGCTGCGTAGGAGCGACGCGAAAAGTAAAGTCATGATCCTTCTCTCCGACGGAAGCAACAACTCCGGCGAAATTCAACCTCTTACGGCTGCCGAGCTCGCTGCGACGTTTGACATCAAAATATACACGATAGGGGTAGGTTCGAATTCCCGAAGATTACTTCGGGGCAAACTGGACGAGGAAATGCTGAAAAGTATCGCCGAAGCTACCAACGGGAGATATTACCACGCTACGGATGAAAAACGCCTCCACGATATTTATGAAGAGATAAACGAACTTGAAAAAACCGAAATCAAAGTGAAGGAATATACGAGATACGCGGAGCTGTATTCGTATTTGTTACTTCCCGGCTTACTCATTCTTCTTATGGAAATGTTTGCCGGTATGACCTATTCGAGGAGACTGCCCTGA
- the purS gene encoding phosphoribosylformylglycinamidine synthase subunit PurS, protein MRAKVIVTLKDGILDPQGKTIAEAFPGVGIEGIKKINTGKFFELFFESGELEQARTSTEEACRKLLSNPVIENYSYELSEE, encoded by the coding sequence ATAAGGGCTAAAGTGATAGTCACCTTAAAAGACGGGATATTAGACCCGCAGGGCAAAACTATTGCAGAAGCGTTCCCGGGCGTGGGTATCGAAGGGATCAAGAAGATTAATACCGGAAAGTTTTTCGAATTATTTTTTGAGTCCGGTGAATTAGAGCAGGCACGCACTTCAACCGAAGAGGCTTGCCGGAAGCTGCTTTCAAATCCTGTTATAGAAAATTATTCATATGAGTTGTCAGAGGAGTGA
- a CDS encoding tetratricopeptide repeat protein: MRIFNLYIAFLILSISAAHAQTEIEFFLKGNGHYEMGEYEDAVKNYRSLLDSGYESSELWYNLGNAYYKLGRIGYSVLSYERAKKLEPSDESILYNLSAANLLVKDKIIPPPENFLIKGLRNLRDSHKTDSLISILITLYISSIVIYSLTLFMPKGRLIRTSHYALFLIGLIFFSVSIMTGIKIEHELNNIRAVVMVQEMSVSSAPEEIGEELFILHEGTRVEIIGGSQEWAQIRLSDGKAGWVPTEMIEVI; encoded by the coding sequence GTGAGGATATTTAATTTATATATTGCGTTCCTTATTCTCTCTATTTCTGCCGCCCATGCGCAGACGGAAATAGAGTTCTTCCTGAAGGGCAATGGTCACTACGAAATGGGTGAGTATGAAGACGCCGTGAAGAATTACCGTTCACTGCTCGATTCCGGTTATGAAAGTTCTGAATTATGGTACAATCTCGGAAACGCCTATTATAAACTCGGAAGAATCGGGTATTCGGTACTTTCCTATGAACGGGCGAAAAAACTGGAACCTTCTGATGAAAGTATACTCTATAATCTCAGTGCTGCCAACCTCCTCGTAAAAGATAAGATAATTCCTCCTCCTGAAAATTTTCTTATTAAAGGGCTAAGAAATCTTCGGGATTCGCACAAAACCGACAGTCTCATATCAATATTAATAACGCTTTACATTTCATCAATAGTGATTTATTCTTTAACTTTATTCATGCCGAAGGGTAGATTGATCAGGACGTCGCATTATGCGCTGTTCTTAATCGGTTTAATATTTTTTTCGGTATCAATTATGACAGGGATTAAAATCGAACACGAGTTAAACAACATAAGAGCGGTAGTAATGGTACAGGAGATGTCGGTGTCAAGCGCGCCGGAAGAAATTGGAGAAGAACTTTTTATTCTGCACGAAGGTACCAGAGTCGAAATAATCGGCGGCAGCCAGGAGTGGGCACAAATCAGATTGTCGGACGGAAAAGCCGGCTGGGTACCGACTGAAATGATAGAAGTGATATAG